TTACTTTTAGAAAAGCGGTTTTGCTAATTCTCTGTCAGATGAGAATCATCCTAAAACGGAGATTCGTGCTGGCTGGTTGTAACTGATTTTTTCTTGAGTTGCATGATTACAACTGAAATTCTTCCATTTGCAACTGAAATTTCCCGGTGCAATTGATTTTTTTAGAATGTGGGTGACCTCATACCACCCATCCTAAAAAAAGGTGTACTACAAGTTGAGCAGGAGGAAGCATTATGCCTTCTTGTGCACTCAGGCACCCTCCACCCTCCAGATCGAGCCGCCTCTTGGGTGTTGCTAACCCTAGCCTTGCCAAGAGCACACTGACTATTTTGCAAACCTCTGCCAGTGATTGATCTTCTCATCCGCTCACATTCTCCCTTGATCTGTTTTCCTCCTCTCATTCCAATCCTATCACGCTGAACTAATTTGCTTTGTAGTTTCCTCCATTCCATATCGTGCTAGCATCATGTTGCATGCAGAGATAGCTAAGAAGTTGCTGcagctggagctcttgagcagcaTGATCCATCCAAAGATCCTCAGAGGAAGCCAAGTCCAAGGACCCTTGTAGCATCGCGGTCTGGTTCACCCTGAATCATGTGCTGTGGGAGCAGGAGGATGAATCAATGCATTTTCTTACTGGGTGTTCCTTCTCTTGACACGTCTGGTATAATGTTTTAAAGGAGTTTGGTACAGAAGATCACATCAGCAGTCACAGGGGATGTATTTAACTAACAAACGCAAGATTTTTTAATATCAATATTAAAACCGGCATCATGGTGTCTAAACAAACTACTAATTATATGCAATGAATTAAACAGTGCTgataaaaaaaggcaaaaaagAATGTGCCTAGCACTATTGCACAAGGGATGTATGAAAATAAACTGGAATCAATTCTAATCGTTACTGTCAAAGTCCTGCTATGGCACTACCACACTAGAAAGTGCAGATAAGGCGTTTTGGCactcgggagcatatgctcccggtgtTTGAATGTTTTTGAACATAGTTTAAAACGTCAAAAAATTCCAACAAAAAATTTCACACGTACATCTTGACATTCTATTTGCTCACAAAGTCGTATCACTTTAAACCGATATTTTTTGCATCGTGTGACAAAAAGGTGCTAGAAAAAGCTTTTCAGGAGACATTTCTTTATCTTTTTTTTACACATGTCACATAAAGTGTTGATTTCCCGCAAAACTTGGTGTGCACACATAGAATGTCGATATGTGCACGCCAAATTTTTGttcggatttttttttgaatattcAAAATGTGTTCTcggtggcaggagcatatgcacccaagatcaagtgaaaattTCGGTACATGTGCAATACTGGAAGTGCTGAATTCAATATAGTGCTTATAACATACACTAACTGTTGCCAACCAAACAACACAATAGGATGTAGAAAAAACATATGGTTTCTAAACTGAGGAAACTGTAAAAATTAAAGGCTGTCTGACATTATCGTTCTTGTTTTGAAGCAAAAATTGGAGCAACTAATTTTCTGACATTGTTGATCCTGGTACCTCAGACTAGGTCTTATCACTAAAATAAATGTCAATTTGAGTTAGCATGGAATGGTTTATGTAGTAGACTTAGATACAAATGCATCCATCCGAAGATAATTCAAGGTTTCTAAATAGAGTTACATAGAACAATCTAGAAAAACCATTGAATGATTATAAGTTCGGGAAGCAAACAATATACATACATGAGATTCTCGTGAAGACATGTCAACACCATGCAGAAGACACAACCAACACTCTGTTCTTCCATCCAAGGTAAAGGACACCGTCTCTCTCCTCAAGCCTGTAGTAGCTGTTGTAACTATTCAGCAGTGTTTTGATGGTGTTGTTCACCACTGAACTTAGCGGGTATGGCCTAAATCCAGCCATTTCAAATCTCGCCTTCCATTTTCCGAACACCTCATGCCTCTCAACCCTATCAGTGCCCTCACACGCAATTAGATTGACAATATCCCTCGCAACACAGTGCTGCTCTGCGCTCATCCTTCTCTTATCACCCCTCGGAAGAGCAACATCTATTGACTCAAACATTGCCGTATAGTGGTCAAGAGTCTCTAAGTATCTTGGGAAGAATGGAGCTGTGTTTGTATTTGACTCCTGCTCAACAAGAGTCACTACCCTTGGAGAGAGGCTCTTGATCATTCTCAAAATCCTATCGCGGTGATTTTCTGTGCTCACACTTTCATCAGGAGTATGATGCAGCTGATAAGCAAAATTCACAGCAACAACCTCCCCAGGCCTTATGTCAAGATGCTCAAGGTAAACCTCATGGCTAGCGGCTGGAATAGCATTGAACTCGAAGGGAAGACCACACGTTTGAGAAACATTATACAACCTAGCCCCAACTATATCCAGTCCACCACCTCGGGCATAAACAGAATCTGAGTCATCAATACCAGTGATTCTTAGGCATGGTGGACCACCAGGTCTCGCGGCAAGAGCCTGTATAACAGTTACCCACTGGCTCCCCTGTGCAATTTGGAAATCAATGATGTGAACAAAGTTCTCACCTTTGATAGCTTCAGCTATGGCACCATTTGCTGACATGTAACCAAACTTGTAAAATGGGCAGATCTCATAAAGAAGAGTCATGTATGACATGAGCTCAGAGCCGGTAGGTTCTTTACACTTCAAGGATTTATATATTTTGCTCCCAGAGGAAGAAAGCCTGGCAACAAGGCCTTCCAACATATATGCACCCAGTCGTTGCATTGGATCACCAGAGACAGACACCAGCTGACCTAGCTCTGATAGCAGTAGTTCTGTTGCAAATACATCATCCTCGGCAACAGCCCTACCACATGCTATGATTACCTCCTTCAGGTCCCCTGTATTAATTCCCAGAAGTTGTCTCCAATTATCAGGTTTCAAAGGATTGTTAGCTTGCAAGGAGCTCTCAGGGCTGTCATAAGCTATGTCTAATTCAGGTCCAAGAATTGCATTCTCTAGCTCCTTTAGTTTAACCTGGAGATCCGCAACCTCAGTGACACAGGAGACACTTGGGGGTGAACCATATACATGGTCTGAGTGGCTGTCATGCTGAGACAGGGGACTCCCACTTATAGGGGAGATGCTCTGAGAAGATGTGGAGCTTTGTGTAGGATACACACCATTACCTGATGATGACTCCAGGGTGCAGTACTGTGGCTCAAATACTTGAGGGTTGGATCTTATCTTCTGTGACCCCTCATCCGAAGAAACGTAGTGAACATCCAGATGGCTTTGCGTTACATAGAACCTTCCATTTTCCCCCAAAGGCACTGAATTGTTGTAGTATGCCATTTGTGAATCGTCCGTGTGTCTGTATGTACGACCTGAAGCCTTAGCCGACATACTGGTGGTTACAAGCTTGTGCGGCAATACTCAAAATGTAGTTGATCCTGCCATCTTCATCAAAAACATATTTAGTATATATATATTTCCACCATGAACTGAGTATAAACAATAATATTTAAGCCATGTAAAAAAAGCCAGTTTATCTCTCCACTGGTTTACAAAAGAGGTCAATTTACGGTAACAAATTCAAAGAAACTTGCAATATCTCCTAGATTTAGTAACCCAGTGCGAAACCGCAACAAGACCGAAATCCAATTATTAGATTCCATCGCATGCTTTAATCATCTAGTCCATAATTGGACTAGATGATTAAAGCGTGCGATGGAAGCTTCAATTGCCAACAAATGAATCAAGTGTAATTTCACGCTAGCTAACAAAGATCACTATACCTACAAAGTTAGGAGAAAACATGACACCTGAACAAACCTAACAAATATTGGACTGCATCATCATTAAAACAACAAGTGAGAGCAATCCTGTAATTTGATGAGAAGAATGGGCCAATTGTGTCCGAAAAGTTCTAGTGGGACATATATTAGTATGTTCAAATGGACCCAAGAAAATTGCATGAAGGTAGCAGGGCATCGATTACTGAAGCCAGGCACTGCTATGGACTGATTAAACAGATTCTGCGCTACTGTTATGTCAAGAACACAACATAAACAACAGAGGAGTGGATAAAAAAATTAATCGCTAGCTCACAAACCAAACGGTTCAAGAAAGAGATCCAATTAAGCTAATGTATTTCCAAGAAACTTGCATTATGTCCTATAATTAGTAATGGATTTCTCAACCTTTATGATGGCAAGAGAGCTAAGAAGTCAAAAGAAAATATCAACCCCAGTGAAGCGTATCATTAAAGCCATGTACCATCCTCAACCATCAGCCACAAATAAAAACAACCCTAACACTTTTACCAGGGAAGATATACCTAATATGTCTCAAAGATCGACTGGGTCATATATTTTAAGTTCCGTTCTACTAACTACAGGAAACTGATAGGGCCTTAATTATGGAGAATGTCAAGGTGACATCTTTCACTATGAAATGATAGAACATATTCTTCAGTGATGTGTATATCAGGGATAATATGCATACCAATAGTAGGAAATAAAGCAAGAAGTTCAAACCAAGAAAGAGCAGCAGaccactaccattgaggtgaaacCTCAGTGAACAGCAGACCGACTAAAATTTGCATCTTAAACAGTTGAGAAACTAATACACACTTGAGACTAGAGTCAACAGAACCAAACAACTAACCTAGAGTACTTAATACCTTCGTCTGGGGCGTCTAAGTGGTTTCCGCCAAATTCaccaccaaaccaagaaaaaaacccatggaactaacATGAAAAGCATATAGACCACAAAGTCTTGAGCCAAAATCAAGACCAACAACCAATTACCAGGCAAAAGCTACATGTGCCGCGTCACAAGCAAGTCGAGATCAAGAACTAAGAGAAAGAAGAGAGCTATACCAACAAGAAAACACGCGCCTGCGGACAGCGGAGAGTTCCTCGTATTCTTGGATCCGGAACAGAGACCAACAACCGGAGGGATTGGCTATGCTGCAGCTCCAAGGGAACtcgagaagagagagagagaccgGGAGAGGAATGAAAGAGAGAGGAAGGGGAGGAGAAAGGGGGAAAAGGGGAGAGAGGACGCGGTGACGACGACTGCTGGGTGACTGAGACAGCTGGGTGGAGGAGGGATTGGTGCGGTCCGGAAGAAAAGAAGCCTTTGGTTGCTTCAGAAAAATCGGAAGGGAGACAAGGGAAGACTGAGAAGCCACATGACGGCGGGCCACGGCGCAGGTTGCACTAGCGGACCACGATGACTCGGCTGACAAGGTCGTTTTTACCAGCAACGGTGCCGCGTGATAAGTATCTTTTTGGCATTTCGTCAGCTTGAGTCGTTGAGGGCACGTACAAAGGAAGCGATCACAAGTAGTCGCTCCAGTACAACCACATCAGCGCAAGCATGTGAGGCCACTGCTCGTTTTTCCATATGCCCAACGCACTAGTAGCTTCGTGACGCAAGCATACTGCACACAGTGCTCCATGGCCATCCAATCTCCTTCCTGCGTTTTACTTTTTTCCTTGTACTTTTTCCCATCTCCCCattcttttttcctttctttACTTGAGGATCATGCCTCCTCTGCAAGAAGTCACTGCCCCATCCGAACCTCCTTTTAACCTACACGGTGGCATCCGATCCTAGTTGGACATGTGAGGAAGTAAGTTGGGGCATACCATTGGCCATGCCCTGAGATAGCTATCGGCCGTGACGTTGAACGGGTGTGGTGCCGCTTGTGTCTTGTTCGAAGATGGCAAATGGAGCAAATGATCTTCTCGGCTTGGATTTAGTTTTGGGTGAGCCCGACGGAGATATTCATATAGCCTTTTGTTTGATCCTGCACTATGATAGTACGTTTTCAGTTCAGTTATGAAAGCCGGAAGATTCGAAATGAGACTGGGATTAAATTAGTTAAGACATCAACCACCGGCCACGTGAACTACGCATACGAACAACAAAAGACGGAAATGTATAAGTTTTAGAGTGGTTGACATTTTTAATAACCACTCATCCATCTCAATCTATCGGTGGCAAATAGACGGAACCATGCTGGCGGAACTAACAATATGGGACCGGAACCAAAATCTGTGAGACCGAAATCTCAAATATATTTTGTGAACATTATAAAAGACCAGCGTCCTTATGAGCGGCCGAAGCATCGACAGCAGAAATCTTGAAACAACAATCAATTAAGCAAATTTGCACACGTCTTAAAGCAATTGCACAAATCTTGAAGCAACGATCAATTGAGCATATCTATCACCGAAGAGGAGACCTAGAAGGAGCTCGTCGGATCGGAGAGGATCAGAGGAGACACGGGTTTGGACCCACAAACATGTGTCAGAGAAGACCAGAGGCTTTTCCCTTCCAAAAATGATCGACTATTTTTTTCTTTTGTGTCCGCTGGCAAATCAAATTAGACGGAACCACATGGAACCTAGGTTTGGTGCCAATCACCGTAAAAGAGCTCAAATTGGAAACTAGCTACATATATAGGCACAACTttattcaaagaagaaaaaagaGAATGAAGAGGGTGAACAACTAAATACACTAAGCAACTAGAAACAAGTAAACCAAACTAAGCTTGAACGCCCAAAGGATTGCTTGAATCTCATTAAGAGGATGTGGCTTCTGCTAAACAGGGTTGCTCCATCAAGCACTAGGTTACAAGTTTACAACAAGCAGCACATCGGAGTCCGATCAATATCTCACGAAAAAACCCTAGTAGGGCAACACCATCAACACAAGAAGCGCGGACCTTAGATCAGGTTGCCAATTTGTCGCGGGTTTATTCATGGACACCGGGTGAGAACACTTCTTTTGGTTTGGCGAGGGGTGGTAAGGCAATACGAACAATCTCACGCAAGCACAATAAACACATGAcaattttacccaggttcaggatgCTCTTTTGAGCTAAGGCCCCACGTTCTGCTTTCCCGAATTCATCGCCGGAGTGATGATTACAATGAAGAACTTGCCTTGCGGGGGAGAACCCTTCAAACTTGTTCTTCAGCGTCCAAAGAACTAAGGTGAGAAGACTCTCTCCTTAGCCCTCAGTTGCTATAGGATCCAACCATCCTTTTTTGTGAATAGAATATGATCCAACCATATGTGCGCATGGGCGTCATGTGTACGCCCACACTTCACCAGTAGCCCGTGAAGAGGTATGTTCCTTCACACGTGCGGCCATCTGAGTTGACGGGCAGTAGTGTCCAAGAGGGTCTCCATGCTTCGGACACGCTGTGTTGGCTGGGAGGGATCATGTCCCCGTGTCCCCCAGAAGGAGCTCTAGAGTGAAGGATCCTTCGCCACATGCCGAAGAAGTCCCGGGACTCCTCCATGAGAGTGGCACTGCCCCTCTTGGGTGTGTGTTCCCAAGGAAGCAGAGCCAGACCATACATGCCAAGGAGGCGACACGCTCTAGCCGGGTCGTGCAGTCCCCGGTTCTCGCGACACCAATAGTAGCCCCGGGGCATGGCCCTGGCTAGGACAGATCCGCTGCCGAGGCCATGCCCTTCTGAGAGCGTGTGTCGCCTTAGTCTTCTGCTACTCTGTCAACGTGACTTTTGATGCTTCTGTAGACGCGTTTTACCACCTCAGACGAGGGGCATCATTTATTTGTTCACATGAACCGCCACACATCATAGGGATTGGTCTTCCAAGCTGCCAACTCTAGTGTTATCTTTCCTCCGTCCTGCATCTCTCATTAGCTTCTCCCTATTCGAACGCCGGTGATAGATCTTCCTCGTGATGTCGCGGGCCAGTGGTCATATTCCCTCACCAGGGTTGTCTTAGATAGCCTCTCCCTTCGCTTCTGTGGCTCGAGCAGATCAGATGGCGGGATCCCTttccaccgaggaggaggaggaggtggagtcTGTGCCCAGGCGTTTCGATCCATTTCCCCATCTCATCGTTCTCGCGGGGGCAAGCACCCGGGCCACCATGCAGGTTGTCATCACTGGGAGAACCGGGTCCCATGAATCGATTTTGTGTCGCACAGAGCACAACCAACCCGCCGAGAAAGCCGTTCCACTAGCCTCGCGTCTACCGTGAGGGAACCCAGAAGGATCTAGGGAAGGAACACCCATCCTctttcctcaggaaagaaatgccaaccatgatgttcatccttcGACCCCGGGAAAGGAGGCACCTTCGGTGACTCGGACTCAACCTCATTGTAGCTTGGACCAAGGACGATGAGATAATGCAATACAATGCTGAGTCAGGACCAGAGAAGAGGCACGAGACGTAGCGTTGGTACACTGCGTAAGTGTTTCCTATTTGGTGAAAGATGCAAGAAGAGCCACATACAAAGACTCGGCGCTACCTTAGATGCAATTGGGAGGTCTACTACTAGGCCAGTGCATGAGGCTCCCCCTAGTGGTCTGACAAGATGATAAGGCCAAACCTGGGAAACGGAAAAGAGGCAAAGGCGTGAAGACCCAAGCTCCGGGAGAAGACAAAACACTAGCACTATGTCGTCATCAGCCCATAGTTTGCGTCATCGAAGCTCCCTATG
This Lolium perenne isolate Kyuss_39 chromosome 1, Kyuss_2.0, whole genome shotgun sequence DNA region includes the following protein-coding sequences:
- the LOC127304189 gene encoding scarecrow-like protein 21 codes for the protein MSAKASGRTYRHTDDSQMAYYNNSVPLGENGRFYVTQSHLDVHYVSSDEGSQKIRSNPQVFEPQYCTLESSSGNGVYPTQSSTSSQSISPISGSPLSQHDSHSDHVYGSPPSVSCVTEVADLQVKLKELENAILGPELDIAYDSPESSLQANNPLKPDNWRQLLGINTGDLKEVIIACGRAVAEDDVFATELLLSELGQLVSVSGDPMQRLGAYMLEGLVARLSSSGSKIYKSLKCKEPTGSELMSYMTLLYEICPFYKFGYMSANGAIAEAIKGENFVHIIDFQIAQGSQWVTVIQALAARPGGPPCLRITGIDDSDSVYARGGGLDIVGARLYNVSQTCGLPFEFNAIPAASHEVYLEHLDIRPGEVVAVNFAYQLHHTPDESVSTENHRDRILRMIKSLSPRVVTLVEQESNTNTAPFFPRYLETLDHYTAMFESIDVALPRGDKRRMSAEQHCVARDIVNLIACEGTDRVERHEVFGKWKARFEMAGFRPYPLSSVVNNTIKTLLNSYNSYYRLEERDGVLYLGWKNRVLVVSSAWC